A single Flavobacterium sp. 1 DNA region contains:
- the miaA gene encoding tRNA (adenosine(37)-N6)-dimethylallyltransferase MiaA, whose translation MKYLITVVGPTAIGKTALSIDLANHYNCEIVSCDSRQFFKEMTIGTAVPSPEELASATHHFIQNKSIFDNYTVGDFEKEALIKIEELFENNDYAILVGGSGLYVDAILKGFDEFPAIDSNVRDSVNLNYENQGIEYLQKQLETLDPIYFQKITLENPQTLQNPQRMMRFVEVCLGTGKPYSSFLNQKKNNRNFTPIIIGLEADRNVIYDRINQRVDIMLNQGLLAEAQSLYQHKELNALQTVGYRELFSFFDGDFTLPFAIEEIKKNTRRFSKRQLTWFKRNENTKWFDYLTNRTEIIEYINNQTEIKNR comes from the coding sequence ATGAAATATTTGATTACCGTAGTTGGACCAACAGCCATAGGGAAAACTGCCTTAAGCATAGACTTGGCCAATCACTATAATTGCGAAATTGTTTCCTGCGACAGCCGACAGTTTTTCAAGGAAATGACTATTGGAACAGCAGTACCCAGTCCTGAAGAATTGGCTTCGGCGACACACCATTTCATCCAAAACAAATCTATTTTTGACAATTATACCGTAGGTGATTTTGAAAAAGAAGCACTTATAAAAATAGAAGAATTGTTCGAAAACAATGATTACGCAATACTTGTTGGAGGTTCGGGATTGTACGTAGACGCCATTTTAAAAGGCTTCGACGAATTTCCTGCTATAGATTCTAACGTTCGGGATAGCGTGAATTTAAATTACGAAAATCAAGGAATCGAATATTTACAAAAACAGTTAGAAACACTCGATCCCATATATTTCCAAAAAATAACTTTAGAGAATCCGCAAACCTTACAAAACCCGCAACGGATGATGCGATTTGTAGAAGTCTGTCTTGGAACTGGCAAACCGTATTCATCATTTTTAAATCAAAAGAAAAACAACCGCAATTTCACTCCAATCATCATTGGTCTCGAAGCTGACAGAAACGTAATTTACGATAGAATAAACCAGCGAGTGGATATTATGCTCAATCAAGGACTTTTGGCGGAAGCCCAATCATTATATCAACACAAAGAACTAAACGCCTTGCAAACGGTTGGCTATCGAGAATTATTCAGTTTTTTTGACGGGGACTTTACATTGCCATTTGCCATCGAAGAAATCAAAAAAAACACCCGAAGATTTTCAAAACGGCAACTTACCTGGTTCAAGCGAAATGAAAATACCAAATGGTTTGATTATTTGACCAATCGAACGGAAATAATTGAGTACATAAATAATCAAACAGAAATCAAAAATCGTTAA
- a CDS encoding response regulator transcription factor: protein MENANKKILLVEDDLNFGAVLKDYLMLNDFEVVLAKNGMEGFEKFKKDTYDLCILDVMMPYKDGYTLAKEIREKNNDVPIIFLTAKSMKEDVLKGYKAGADDYLNKPFDSEVLLMKIKAIIQRKASDVKTEVVQFEFNVGKFHLNSKLRFLTFSDEEPIKLSPKENELLKMLILHENDLMPRELALTKIWRDDNYFTSRSMDVYIAKLRKYLKQDEDVEILNIHGEGFRLVVKAK from the coding sequence ATGGAAAACGCAAATAAAAAAATACTATTAGTAGAAGATGACCTTAATTTTGGTGCAGTTCTAAAAGACTATTTAATGCTAAATGATTTTGAAGTTGTTTTGGCTAAAAATGGTATGGAAGGATTTGAAAAATTCAAAAAGGATACTTATGATTTATGCATTCTGGATGTAATGATGCCATACAAAGACGGTTATACTTTGGCAAAAGAAATAAGAGAAAAAAATAATGATGTGCCTATTATTTTCCTCACAGCAAAATCTATGAAAGAGGATGTTTTAAAAGGATATAAAGCTGGTGCTGATGATTATTTAAATAAACCTTTTGATTCTGAAGTTTTATTGATGAAAATTAAAGCCATCATTCAAAGAAAAGCATCTGATGTGAAAACAGAAGTTGTTCAATTTGAATTTAATGTTGGTAAATTTCACCTAAATTCAAAACTTCGCTTCTTGACATTCAGTGACGAAGAGCCTATTAAGTTATCTCCAAAAGAGAATGAATTGCTTAAAATGTTAATTCTGCATGAAAATGATTTGATGCCAAGAGAATTGGCTTTAACAAAAATATGGAGAGATGATAACTATTTTACCTCTAGAAGTATGGATGTTTATATTGCTAAACTAAGAAAATATCTGAAACAAGATGAGGATGTTGAGATTTTAAACATTCATGGTGAAGGGTTCAGATTAGTTGTAAAAGCAAAATAA
- a CDS encoding YggS family pyridoxal phosphate-dependent enzyme, producing the protein MSIQQNLLNIKSTLPEHVTLVAVSKTKPVPDLMEAYNAGQRIFGENKIQEMVDKWEQMPKDIEWHMIGHVQTNKVKFMASFVSLIHGVDSLKLLEEINKQALKNNRIIDCLLQIYLAEEESKFGLDEDELSALLASPTFKEMKNIRIVGLMGMATFTDNQNQIKKEFTHLKSIFDELHNNTQRRDGLQSVSTTLNTLSMGMSSDYQLAIACGSTMIRIGSSIFGGR; encoded by the coding sequence ATGTCCATCCAACAAAACCTCCTCAATATAAAATCCACTCTACCGGAGCATGTTACTTTAGTAGCGGTTTCCAAAACCAAACCCGTTCCTGATCTGATGGAAGCCTATAATGCTGGTCAGCGCATTTTTGGCGAAAACAAAATCCAGGAAATGGTCGATAAATGGGAACAAATGCCCAAAGATATCGAATGGCACATGATTGGACATGTACAAACCAATAAGGTCAAATTTATGGCTTCTTTCGTGAGCTTGATTCACGGAGTGGACAGTTTGAAATTATTGGAAGAAATCAACAAACAAGCCTTAAAAAACAATAGAATTATAGATTGTTTGCTACAAATATACTTAGCCGAAGAAGAATCAAAATTCGGACTTGACGAAGATGAACTGTCAGCACTCCTAGCCTCTCCGACTTTTAAAGAGATGAAAAACATCCGAATTGTTGGTTTGATGGGAATGGCTACTTTTACGGATAATCAAAACCAAATCAAAAAGGAATTCACGCATTTGAAATCAATTTTTGATGAATTACATAACAACACACAACGTAGAGACGGATTGCAGTCCGTCTCTACAACATTGAACACGTTGTCAATGGGAATGTCAAGTGATTACCAATTAGCAATCGCATGCGGCAGCACAATGATTCGGATTGGAAGTAGTATCTTTGGAGGACGATAA
- a CDS encoding enoyl-ACP reductase: protein MYNLLKGKRGIIFGALDENSIAWKTAERIHEEGGTFVLTNAPAAMRLGSIDALAEKIGCQIIPADATSVTDLEALVEKAVKILGGKIDFVLHSIGMSVNVRKGNHYTNQNYEYTEKGWNVSAVSFHKLMQVLYKKDAMNEWGSIIALSYMAAQRVFPDYNDMADNKAFLESIARSFGYFFGRDKKVRVNTISQSPTATRAGQGVKGFGGFIAFADKMSPLGNATAAECADYIVVMFSDLTRKVTLQNLLHDGGFSNMGVSQEVMEMFE from the coding sequence ATGTATAATTTATTGAAAGGAAAAAGAGGAATTATTTTTGGTGCTTTGGATGAAAATTCTATTGCATGGAAGACTGCAGAGCGCATTCACGAAGAAGGAGGCACTTTTGTATTGACTAATGCTCCAGCGGCAATGCGATTGGGAAGTATTGATGCGTTGGCTGAAAAAATTGGTTGCCAGATTATTCCTGCTGATGCCACTTCGGTAACCGATTTGGAAGCGTTGGTTGAAAAAGCAGTTAAAATACTTGGAGGTAAAATCGATTTTGTGCTGCACTCTATCGGTATGTCAGTTAATGTCCGAAAAGGAAATCATTATACGAATCAGAATTATGAATACACAGAAAAAGGCTGGAATGTTTCTGCTGTTTCTTTTCATAAACTGATGCAGGTTTTGTACAAAAAAGATGCCATGAATGAGTGGGGAAGTATCATTGCTTTGTCTTATATGGCAGCACAGCGTGTATTTCCTGATTATAACGATATGGCCGATAATAAAGCATTTCTTGAATCAATCGCACGAAGTTTTGGATATTTCTTTGGCAGAGACAAAAAAGTGAGAGTCAATACGATTTCACAATCTCCGACTGCAACTAGAGCAGGTCAAGGTGTCAAAGGATTTGGAGGTTTTATTGCCTTTGCTGATAAAATGTCTCCATTAGGCAACGCTACCGCTGCCGAATGTGCAGATTATATTGTTGTCATGTTCTCCGATTTGACTCGAAAAGTAACACTCCAAAATTTATTACACGATGGAGGATTCTCCAATATGGGAGTCAGTCAAGAAGTAATGGAGATGTTTGAATAG
- a CDS encoding exonuclease domain-containing protein, translating into MYAILDIETTGGQFNEEGITEIAIYKFDGHEIVDQFISLINPEIPIQPFVVKLTGINNEMLRGAPKFFEVAKRIIEMTNDCVLVAHNASFDYRILRTEFRRLGYDFNIKTLCTVELSQRLLPEQPSHSLGKLVRALGIPMADRHRANGDALATVKLFKMLLDKDLEKTITKELIKFEVIKGVSPKLLDIIESLPSRTGIYYIHREDGTIIFIGQSKNIKKRVNQHFTGITSSAKKIQSEVFTVTFEETGSELIALLKEAEEIKKNRPIYNRMARKNTLSWAIYAEKDQNGYLNLNLQKADGRKKEITAFANQQEGKNALNHITASYQLCPKLTGLSASKTPCAQHENNQCDGACIGQITAEEYNSRVQVFIDKNLFDNKNMIIIDRGRKTGEHSAILIEKGICKGYAFYDLNYQIINPEILKNILIPIPNNRNTRAYIQGYLRKNRVQKIINF; encoded by the coding sequence ATGTACGCAATACTCGACATAGAAACCACAGGAGGACAATTCAACGAAGAAGGGATAACAGAGATTGCTATCTATAAATTTGATGGACACGAAATCGTAGATCAATTCATCAGTTTAATCAATCCTGAAATTCCCATTCAGCCCTTTGTTGTCAAACTTACAGGCATAAATAATGAAATGCTTCGTGGCGCACCAAAGTTTTTTGAAGTAGCCAAACGTATTATCGAAATGACAAACGACTGTGTTCTTGTCGCTCATAATGCCTCTTTTGATTATAGAATTCTCCGCACGGAATTTCGTCGTTTGGGTTATGATTTCAATATAAAAACCCTTTGTACTGTTGAATTATCCCAACGTTTATTACCCGAACAACCCTCTCATAGTTTAGGAAAACTAGTCAGAGCGTTAGGAATCCCAATGGCCGACAGGCACAGAGCCAATGGTGATGCCTTGGCAACAGTCAAACTCTTTAAGATGCTTTTGGATAAAGATTTGGAGAAAACTATCACAAAAGAGCTCATCAAATTTGAAGTTATCAAAGGAGTTTCTCCAAAATTATTAGACATAATCGAAAGTCTGCCTTCCAGAACAGGAATTTATTACATCCATCGAGAAGATGGGACTATTATATTTATTGGCCAAAGCAAAAACATCAAAAAAAGAGTCAATCAGCATTTTACAGGAATAACCAGCAGTGCCAAGAAAATCCAATCCGAAGTCTTTACGGTAACTTTTGAGGAAACAGGCAGTGAATTAATCGCATTATTAAAAGAAGCCGAAGAAATAAAGAAAAACCGCCCCATTTACAACCGAATGGCACGCAAAAACACTTTGTCTTGGGCTATTTATGCCGAAAAAGACCAAAACGGATATTTAAATTTAAACCTTCAAAAAGCCGATGGCCGTAAAAAAGAGATAACAGCATTTGCAAACCAGCAGGAAGGGAAAAATGCTCTCAATCACATTACAGCCAGTTATCAGCTGTGCCCAAAACTCACTGGTCTTTCTGCATCAAAAACTCCCTGCGCACAGCATGAGAACAATCAATGCGATGGCGCCTGCATAGGACAAATAACCGCTGAGGAATACAATTCGAGAGTTCAAGTTTTCATCGATAAAAACCTTTTCGATAACAAAAACATGATTATCATTGACAGAGGAAGAAAAACAGGGGAACATAGTGCTATATTAATCGAAAAAGGAATTTGCAAAGGATACGCATTTTACGATTTAAATTACCAGATCATAAACCCAGAAATCTTAAAAAACATCTTAATTCCAATACCAAATAATAGAAACACCAGAGCTTACATTCAAGGCTATTTGAGAAAAAACAGGGTGCAGAAAATTATTAATTTTTAA
- a CDS encoding 3-hydroxyacyl-CoA dehydrogenase family protein — protein sequence MKIIAVIGAGTMGNGIAHTFAQSGFTVKLIDVSEKSLDKGMTTIFANLDRMVSKGTITEEDKAKTITNIITYTDIKDGVVGADLVVEVATENVDLKLNIFKQLNEACSHNTILATNTSSISITQIGAVVAHPERVIGMHFMNPVPIMKLVEIIRGYNTSDEVTNIIMKLSEKLGKTPVEVNDYPGFVANRILMPMINEAIETLYNKVAGVYEIDTVMKLGMGHPMGPLQLADFIGLDVCLAILNVMYDGFKNPKYAPCPLLVNMVRAGKLGVKSGEGFYDYSQSKKAEKISKQFV from the coding sequence ATGAAAATTATTGCTGTAATCGGTGCTGGAACTATGGGTAACGGAATTGCCCATACTTTTGCGCAAAGTGGTTTTACCGTAAAATTAATCGATGTTTCCGAAAAATCATTGGATAAAGGAATGACAACAATATTTGCTAACTTAGACCGAATGGTTTCAAAAGGAACTATAACCGAAGAAGACAAAGCTAAGACAATTACCAATATTATTACTTATACTGATATTAAAGACGGCGTTGTAGGAGCAGATTTAGTTGTCGAAGTAGCAACTGAAAATGTAGATTTAAAACTAAATATTTTCAAGCAATTAAACGAAGCATGTTCACACAATACTATTTTGGCGACCAATACTTCTTCCATTTCTATTACTCAAATAGGAGCAGTTGTTGCGCATCCAGAACGTGTTATAGGCATGCACTTTATGAATCCTGTGCCTATCATGAAACTAGTAGAAATCATTCGTGGTTACAACACTAGCGACGAAGTGACAAACATTATCATGAAATTATCCGAAAAACTGGGTAAAACTCCTGTTGAAGTAAACGATTATCCTGGTTTTGTGGCAAACAGAATTTTGATGCCTATGATTAATGAGGCTATCGAAACACTATACAATAAAGTAGCTGGTGTTTATGAAATTGATACTGTTATGAAACTCGGAATGGGACATCCGATGGGGCCTTTACAACTAGCCGATTTTATTGGTCTTGATGTATGTCTTGCAATATTGAATGTAATGTACGACGGCTTCAAAAACCCTAAATATGCCCCTTGCCCTTTATTGGTAAATATGGTGAGAGCAGGAAAATTAGGCGTAAAATCAGGCGAAGGTTTTTACGATTATAGCCAAAGTAAAAAAGCGGAGAAGATTTCGAAACAGTTTGTTTAA
- a CDS encoding acyl-[acyl-carrier-protein] thioesterase: MPIDPNFASILSRDWEINFTQCTPNGYLKYTDLCNLLQLTAAAHSEVGGISFTDMQEFNQAWVLSRMRVEITELPKWRDVVTVKTWINSLENSRSVRALEMYVNGKKIIGSETFWAVFNTKARRPEPLALPYEHFELYPEDKATEMGFSKINLPQEKEEIFERTVSLSDLDIVNHANNVKYLEWCLDLVDENKILSQQIKSFEMNFLKELSLKDKVIIHECVNETDVVFSITKDDKTCFALQVNWK, translated from the coding sequence ATGCCAATAGATCCAAATTTTGCATCCATATTAAGTAGAGACTGGGAAATTAATTTTACCCAATGCACCCCAAATGGCTATCTAAAATATACTGATTTATGCAATTTACTGCAATTAACGGCAGCTGCTCATTCCGAAGTGGGAGGAATCAGCTTCACCGATATGCAGGAATTCAACCAAGCTTGGGTTTTGAGCAGAATGCGTGTAGAAATTACCGAGTTACCCAAATGGAGAGACGTTGTAACGGTAAAAACATGGATCAATTCTCTAGAAAATTCTCGTTCTGTACGTGCACTTGAAATGTATGTAAACGGCAAAAAAATAATAGGATCCGAAACCTTTTGGGCTGTTTTTAATACCAAAGCCCGAAGACCTGAACCCTTGGCACTGCCATACGAACATTTTGAATTGTATCCAGAAGATAAAGCAACTGAAATGGGATTTTCAAAAATAAACCTACCCCAGGAAAAAGAAGAAATTTTTGAAAGAACCGTTTCCCTATCCGATTTAGATATAGTTAACCACGCTAATAATGTAAAATACTTAGAATGGTGCTTGGATCTTGTTGATGAAAATAAAATACTGTCTCAACAAATAAAAAGTTTTGAAATGAACTTTTTAAAAGAACTCTCTCTCAAAGATAAAGTAATAATCCACGAATGCGTCAATGAAACTGACGTAGTTTTTAGTATCACCAAAGATGACAAAACCTGTTTTGCATTACAAGTAAATTGGAAATAA
- a CDS encoding sensor histidine kinase KdpD, whose protein sequence is MNKLFFRLLVMLMSLSLIGIILVQVYWFNTSFRNNDEQFKFHVKQVLGNVAQKLEQHELYSFYNKINKKIDSTGIAPKEEDLMEFYYVQKNPKTNKTIVYSNNVKSKNYNISLPSFDKKFDNNKFKSFSSNRITEIYNNSSIDNSAVNQSLVPDVKIEKVGNLGILDKFIFEISNKDILSAMPLEDRVSNEALDKLIKKELEEYGVKTRFEFGILSNGIVTKIKSNNFVYDKAITYSIPVFTDNEGNEKYKLFVAFPHKKKFLLSQLVSITILSIIFTLIIIIAYTSALNQLIRQRQISEIKNDFINNMTHEFKTPIATINLALDAIRNPKIIDDKEKVFKYLEMIRDENKRMHAQVENVLRISKLEKKELNIIKESSDIEEVINDAIEHVSLILEDREGTIATHFGAIRKVVLLNDVHFTNVIVNVLENAIKYTPEIPKIDIYTENIKDMVLIKIKDNGVGMSKIAQKRIFEKFYREHTGDIHNVKGHGLGLAYVKRIVDDHNGQIYVESEKGKGSTFIIKLPLIN, encoded by the coding sequence ATGAATAAACTATTTTTTAGATTACTTGTAATGTTAATGAGTCTATCCCTGATCGGGATAATTCTTGTACAAGTGTATTGGTTTAATACCTCATTTAGGAATAATGACGAACAATTTAAGTTTCATGTTAAACAGGTTTTAGGAAATGTCGCTCAAAAACTCGAACAGCATGAGCTTTATAGTTTTTATAATAAAATTAACAAAAAAATAGACAGTACAGGAATAGCTCCGAAAGAGGAGGATTTAATGGAGTTTTATTATGTTCAAAAAAATCCAAAAACAAATAAAACTATTGTATATTCTAACAATGTTAAATCTAAAAATTACAATATTTCTTTACCCTCATTTGATAAAAAATTTGATAATAATAAATTTAAAAGCTTTAGTTCTAACCGGATAACAGAAATTTATAATAACAGTTCGATTGATAATTCTGCGGTTAATCAAAGCCTAGTACCCGATGTTAAGATTGAGAAAGTTGGGAATTTAGGGATTTTAGATAAGTTTATTTTTGAAATTTCAAATAAAGATATTTTATCGGCAATGCCTCTTGAAGATAGGGTTTCTAATGAGGCACTAGATAAATTAATCAAGAAAGAATTAGAAGAGTATGGAGTAAAAACCAGATTTGAATTTGGAATTTTAAGTAATGGAATAGTAACAAAAATAAAATCAAATAATTTTGTATACGATAAAGCTATTACTTATTCCATACCGGTATTTACAGATAATGAAGGTAATGAGAAGTATAAACTGTTTGTTGCTTTCCCGCATAAAAAGAAGTTCTTATTATCACAATTGGTGAGCATTACAATATTGTCTATTATTTTTACATTGATCATTATAATTGCTTATACATCAGCTTTAAATCAGTTAATACGTCAAAGACAGATTTCTGAAATCAAAAACGATTTTATTAATAATATGACGCATGAATTTAAAACTCCAATTGCAACAATAAATTTAGCTTTGGACGCCATCAGGAATCCTAAGATTATTGATGACAAAGAAAAAGTGTTTAAGTACCTAGAAATGATTAGGGACGAAAATAAACGAATGCATGCTCAAGTCGAAAATGTACTAAGGATTTCAAAATTAGAGAAGAAAGAACTGAATATTATTAAGGAATCCAGTGATATCGAAGAAGTCATCAATGATGCTATCGAACATGTAAGTTTGATTCTTGAAGATAGAGAAGGGACTATTGCAACCCATTTTGGAGCTATTAGAAAAGTAGTTTTATTGAATGATGTGCATTTTACAAATGTAATAGTTAATGTTTTGGAAAATGCAATAAAGTATACTCCTGAAATTCCTAAAATTGATATTTATACGGAGAACATTAAAGATATGGTTCTTATTAAAATAAAAGACAATGGGGTTGGTATGAGTAAAATTGCTCAAAAAAGAATTTTTGAAAAATTTTACAGAGAGCATACAGGAGATATACATAATGTAAAGGGCCACGGTTTGGGTCTGGCTTATGTAAAAAGAATTGTAGACGACCATAATGGTCAAATATATGTAGAAAGTGAAAAGGGAAAAGGAAGTACCTTCATTATAAAATTACCTTTAATAAATTAG
- a CDS encoding glycosyltransferase family 2 protein gives MLFSLIIPVYNRPDEVDELLESLAKSTYKEIFEIVLIEDGSTIRCQDVAQKYGDQLDISYYYKENSGPGDSRNYGMTKARGDYFIIFDSDCIIPSNYLSEVEKALQEDYVDCFGGPDKALDSFSDIQKAINFTMTSFLTTGGIRGGSEKIGKFQPRSFNMGLSNKAFKASGGFGNIHPGEDPDLSIRLWEMGYETRLIRNAFVYHKRRIDWDKFTVQVSKFGKARPILNSWYPQYSKLTFFFPTVFIIGFFVSLGLLVFNQDILLKIYFCYFLALFLLSSIQNKSIKIGYLSLIAVWKQFYGYGLGFLKSYIKVIVLKEDPKKAFPELFFKI, from the coding sequence ATGTTGTTTTCATTGATCATTCCTGTTTATAATCGTCCTGATGAAGTTGATGAATTATTAGAAAGTTTAGCAAAATCGACTTATAAGGAAATATTTGAAATTGTGCTGATAGAGGATGGTTCCACAATCCGATGTCAGGATGTTGCACAAAAGTACGGTGACCAACTGGATATTTCGTATTACTATAAAGAGAATTCTGGTCCTGGAGATTCCAGAAATTATGGAATGACTAAAGCCAGAGGAGATTATTTTATAATTTTTGACTCCGATTGTATTATTCCGTCTAATTATTTGAGCGAAGTTGAAAAAGCTTTACAAGAAGATTATGTAGACTGTTTTGGAGGTCCGGATAAAGCGTTAGACAGTTTTTCGGATATTCAAAAAGCTATTAATTTTACGATGACTTCTTTTTTGACTACAGGAGGAATTAGAGGGGGTTCTGAGAAAATTGGAAAGTTCCAGCCAAGGAGTTTTAATATGGGCTTATCTAATAAAGCATTTAAAGCTTCAGGCGGATTTGGAAATATTCATCCTGGTGAAGATCCTGATTTATCCATTCGGTTGTGGGAAATGGGATATGAAACCCGACTTATTAGAAATGCATTCGTGTATCACAAAAGAAGAATTGATTGGGATAAATTTACTGTACAAGTAAGTAAATTTGGTAAAGCAAGGCCAATACTCAATAGCTGGTATCCACAATACAGCAAATTAACTTTTTTCTTCCCAACGGTTTTTATAATAGGTTTTTTTGTATCTTTAGGATTACTGGTTTTTAATCAAGATATTCTTCTTAAAATTTATTTTTGCTATTTCTTGGCATTGTTTTTGTTATCCTCTATACAGAATAAGAGTATTAAAATTGGGTATTTATCATTAATTGCCGTTTGGAAACAATTTTATGGTTACGGATTGGGTTTTCTAAAATCTTATATTAAAGTAATTGTATTAAAGGAAGATCCTAAAAAAGCGTTCCCTGAATTATTTTTTAAAATATAG
- a CDS encoding four helix bundle protein has protein sequence MQKSILKIKMNINKPKFAKIFNFEDRLVRFAGECIIFSRKLEKTFEPDYYKNQLIRSSGSSSLNYGEAQGTITDKDFIFKISLSIKELKESRNSLKILDYIKAGIEEERNDLLTEVEELIAISSKMMNNKRI, from the coding sequence TTGCAAAAATCAATTTTAAAAATAAAAATGAATATCAATAAACCAAAATTTGCAAAAATATTCAATTTTGAAGACCGATTAGTAAGATTTGCTGGAGAGTGCATCATTTTTAGCCGTAAATTAGAAAAAACATTTGAACCTGATTACTATAAAAATCAACTTATTAGATCATCAGGTAGTTCTTCTTTAAATTATGGTGAAGCTCAAGGTACAATTACTGACAAAGATTTTATTTTTAAAATTTCATTGAGTATAAAAGAACTTAAAGAATCTAGAAATTCTTTAAAAATTCTTGATTATATAAAGGCTGGAATTGAAGAAGAAAGAAATGATTTATTAACTGAAGTTGAAGAATTAATAGCTATTTCTTCAAAAATGATGAATAATAAAAGAATATAA
- the coaE gene encoding dephospho-CoA kinase (Dephospho-CoA kinase (CoaE) performs the final step in coenzyme A biosynthesis.), producing the protein MTKIIGLTGGIGSGKTTVANEFAAHGIPVYITDLEAKKLMQTDSVLSQIRAEFGDDVFENGLLNRGKLSEIVFNDSGSLTKLNNIVHPAVKQDFKQWLLEHKKDPYIIYESAILFESGSYKECDFIINVVAPLEIRIKRVIDRDKTTREKVLERIKNQWNNEEKSSKSDFIIENTTKEALNLGIVKILKFLRIKQMNS; encoded by the coding sequence ATGACGAAGATAATTGGTTTAACGGGAGGAATTGGAAGCGGAAAAACTACTGTTGCCAATGAATTTGCTGCTCATGGAATACCAGTTTACATAACAGATCTGGAAGCAAAAAAATTAATGCAGACTGATTCTGTTTTAAGTCAGATTCGAGCAGAATTTGGAGATGATGTTTTTGAGAATGGTCTCCTAAACAGAGGGAAATTATCCGAAATTGTTTTTAATGACTCCGGTAGTTTGACCAAACTTAACAATATTGTCCACCCTGCTGTGAAGCAGGATTTCAAGCAATGGCTATTAGAGCATAAAAAAGATCCCTACATTATTTATGAAAGTGCAATTTTATTTGAAAGTGGCAGTTATAAAGAGTGTGATTTTATTATAAATGTAGTTGCTCCCCTCGAAATTAGGATTAAAAGAGTGATTGACAGGGATAAAACAACACGCGAAAAAGTTTTAGAAAGAATAAAAAACCAGTGGAATAATGAGGAAAAATCATCAAAAAGTGATTTTATTATTGAAAACACTACTAAGGAGGCTTTAAACTTAGGAATTGTTAAAATTCTTAAATTTTTAAGAATTAAACAAATGAACTCTTAA